In the genome of Chryseobacterium sp. 52, the window CGCTCCCACATTTCTGTTCCGAAAAGAACCCACAATCCTTTTGGATGCCTTGAATTCTTATTCTCTACAAATTCATCCGGTTTCGGACTTAATGCTTCAATATTATCCATTCTATTGTTAATTTTTGTTAAGACTGACAAATATAGTTTTTTTTGAGTTTTTGGCAAGGTTTTAATTTTATATTTAAATAAAAAAGCTGCAGAGTGATTCTGCAGCTTGATATTCTTTATGATAAATGAGGATTAGTGCCCTTTTTCTTTCATAATCTTGTTTAATCTTTTTAACATAGACAGTCCTAAAAGGGTGGCAAATATTAACAAAGCAAAGTTGACAAGGAAATAATTCATCTTGTTGTCGTAATTGTACCATGTACTGGCCAGGATTCCTGAAAGTTTATTTCCTACCGAGTTGGCCAGGAAGAAACCTCCCATCATCAAAGCGGTAATTCTCGCTGGAGAAAGCTTGGAAACAAAAGAAAGTCCCATTGGAGAAAGGCATAATTCCCCGATTGTAATGACCCCATAACCGGCAACCAGCCATAATGGAGAAACCTTTACAGAACCATTGTCTCCGGCCATAACGGCAAGAACCATTACTAAACAGGACAATCCGGAGATGAATAATCCCAATACAATTTTTGTAGGTGTTAAAGGTTCTTTTCCTTTTCTTCTCAGTAAAGCCCAGAATCCTACAACGAGCGGAGTAAGGGCAATTACCCAGAACGGATTGATGGACTGGAATAATTCCGTATTATATAGATAGACTTTAGTTTCAGGATTTCTCTCAAGTACTGCACGCTGCTCAGGCGTTATATTTCTGAAATAAATATCTTTTCCGGTTTCTTTAATGCTTTTTCCGTCTTTGTCTTTTTGAGACTGGTATTGGTTATCATATACAGAAACTTCTTTGTTTTCATAACTTTTCCCTTCCACCATATAAATGTCTTCAAGAGGCTTTTCTAAAGAAGCAGGAACACTTCTGTCCGTATAATAATTGGCCCATCTCGTAAGAGCTGTACCGTTCTGCTTGAAAACAGCCCAGAAAAACATACTGATCAGAAATACGGAAAGCAAAGCTCCGATTGAAGGTTTCTCTTCCGGTTTTGCTTTGAAGTAAAGGGAAGCATAAAAATAAATAACAGGAACACAGGCGAAAATAAAGGCATCTGTACTGTCGCTTCCGAAAATATTTCCGGGAATAAACCATCCTATAGCTCCCACTGC includes:
- a CDS encoding peptide MFS transporter, translating into MKTKHPKGLPFLFFTEMWERFGYYLILGIFVLYVIEPTGIKGGLGLPDKTADDIFGTYIALTYLTPFLGGFLADRVLGYIKSIYLGGILMAAGYIGMGVFKELPLFYGSLALIIIGNGFFKPTISTLLGNLYSEEPYKANKDSGYNIFYMGINIGAFICNIIAAFMRNKFGWGEAFITAGVGMLVGLVIFTIGRKHYIHAAQMKPVEEGDTKLSEILMKVFVPAIAVGAIGWFIPGNIFGSDSTDAFIFACVPVIYFYASLYFKAKPEEKPSIGALLSVFLISMFFWAVFKQNGTALTRWANYYTDRSVPASLEKPLEDIYMVEGKSYENKEVSVYDNQYQSQKDKDGKSIKETGKDIYFRNITPEQRAVLERNPETKVYLYNTELFQSINPFWVIALTPLVVGFWALLRRKGKEPLTPTKIVLGLFISGLSCLVMVLAVMAGDNGSVKVSPLWLVAGYGVITIGELCLSPMGLSFVSKLSPARITALMMGGFFLANSVGNKLSGILASTWYNYDNKMNYFLVNFALLIFATLLGLSMLKRLNKIMKEKGH